A region from the Simiduia sp. 21SJ11W-1 genome encodes:
- a CDS encoding zinc-ribbon and DUF3426 domain-containing protein, which yields MTQFVTRCPKCSTSFRITQAQMDRAKGAVRCGSCLQIFRAADHLISDAKPQAPKPQAAKPQAAKPQAVKAQAAKQTPAQQPAAEKPAAASPAPKQAAKAAPAKAAPKAATPAAKPAAAKAASSAPAQKGLQFNQQAIDDEAEWDDDQLIHDDLFDEEDSKDRTGELSDSFFDIYEPRKASQPEKSIFDREIKPVEDDEDTERADESWALSILEEVEDETRQSAKKEEAKAKSDYSRATTGTFSAVTDADLEAALEDNFNITGEQAALDEASFDSAPYDHDEPVAQEKRPMFQFADDEEERHEPLFTAMEEVDDEPALRAYDPERRAALRAIEPEPLEFGFHVESSPWPKRIMWASLCMAAAVTFIVQLGAYNMDVWARAQATRPYYEALCPLLGCQLPSLSDPSQVHASNLVVRSHPSMSDALQIDAVLLNKARFTQPFPLLELQFSDLQGKVVAARQFRPKEYLGGELAGQTDMPSNQPVHIALEILDPGPEAVNYTARIVRD from the coding sequence CGGTACGCTGCGGCTCCTGCCTGCAAATATTTCGCGCGGCAGACCACCTGATCAGCGACGCCAAGCCACAGGCCCCAAAACCACAGGCCGCGAAGCCTCAAGCCGCCAAACCGCAGGCCGTTAAAGCTCAGGCTGCCAAACAAACCCCGGCCCAGCAGCCTGCAGCAGAGAAACCTGCCGCAGCAAGCCCTGCCCCCAAGCAGGCCGCCAAGGCCGCACCCGCTAAAGCCGCGCCCAAAGCGGCTACACCTGCCGCCAAACCGGCAGCGGCAAAGGCTGCAAGCAGCGCACCCGCGCAAAAAGGCCTGCAGTTTAACCAACAAGCCATCGACGACGAGGCCGAGTGGGACGACGATCAACTCATTCACGATGACCTCTTCGACGAAGAAGATTCCAAAGATCGCACCGGCGAGCTGTCTGACAGTTTTTTCGACATCTACGAGCCACGCAAGGCCAGCCAACCCGAAAAATCCATCTTCGACCGGGAGATCAAGCCCGTTGAAGACGATGAAGACACAGAACGGGCCGATGAATCCTGGGCGCTGAGCATTCTCGAAGAGGTGGAAGACGAAACCCGCCAATCAGCCAAAAAAGAAGAAGCCAAGGCAAAAAGCGACTACTCCCGCGCCACCACCGGTACCTTCAGCGCCGTCACCGATGCCGATCTAGAGGCGGCACTGGAAGACAACTTCAATATTACCGGCGAACAGGCCGCACTGGATGAAGCCAGCTTCGACAGCGCCCCCTACGATCACGACGAACCCGTGGCTCAAGAAAAGCGGCCCATGTTCCAATTTGCCGATGATGAAGAAGAGCGCCACGAGCCGCTGTTTACCGCCATGGAGGAGGTAGACGACGAACCGGCACTGCGCGCCTACGACCCGGAGCGCCGTGCAGCCTTGAGGGCCATTGAGCCGGAGCCACTTGAATTCGGTTTTCACGTGGAATCCTCGCCCTGGCCCAAGCGCATCATGTGGGCCAGTCTGTGCATGGCCGCGGCGGTAACCTTTATCGTGCAATTAGGTGCCTACAATATGGATGTCTGGGCTCGGGCCCAGGCCACGCGCCCCTACTACGAAGCCCTTTGCCCCCTGCTGGGCTGCCAGCTGCCATCGCTGTCTGACCCAAGCCAGGTACATGCATCGAATCTGGTAGTGCGCAGCCACCCCAGCATGAGCGATGCCCTGCAAATTGACGCGGTGCTGCTAAACAAGGCCCGCTTTACCCAACCCTTCCCGCTGCTAGAACTGCAATTTTCGGATCTGCAAGGCAAAGTAGTTGCCGCCCGCCAGTTTCGCCCCAAGGAATATCTGGGCGGTGAACTGGCCGGCCAAACCGACATGCCCAGCAATCAACCGGTGCATATCGCCCTCGAAATACTGGACCCGGGCCCGGAAGCGGTGAACTACACCGCCCGTATCGTGCGCGACTAA
- the dusB gene encoding tRNA dihydrouridine synthase DusB, producing the protein MAGVTDLPFRKLCLRFGAGLAASEMVTSDVRLWNSRKSSLRLAHDDEASPRAVQIAGGDPEMMVQAARLNVANGAEIIDINMGCPAKKVCKKAAGSALLANEPLVQEILHAVVAAVDVPVTLKIRTGSDIAHRNGVRIAQMAEQAGIQALAVHGRTRACAFKGSAEYDTIAEIVQAVSIPVLANGDINSATEARQVLEYTGAQAVMIGRAAQGRPWIFQEINHYLRTGQQLPAPGLDTIEQLLCEHIGALATFYGDVMGPRIARKHVGWYLKTLPGSEAFRKTFNKLECAKQQHASIQTYFEMLRLNEEKAA; encoded by the coding sequence ATGGCCGGTGTGACAGACCTGCCGTTTCGCAAATTGTGTCTGCGCTTTGGCGCCGGCCTTGCCGCATCAGAAATGGTGACCAGCGATGTACGCCTGTGGAACAGCCGCAAGTCCAGCTTGCGCCTGGCACACGATGATGAAGCCAGCCCGCGCGCCGTTCAAATTGCCGGTGGCGACCCAGAAATGATGGTGCAAGCGGCCAGGCTCAACGTAGCCAATGGCGCCGAAATCATTGATATCAACATGGGCTGCCCGGCCAAAAAGGTGTGTAAAAAGGCCGCGGGCTCTGCCTTGCTCGCCAACGAACCCCTGGTGCAGGAAATTCTGCACGCGGTGGTGGCGGCGGTAGACGTGCCGGTGACGCTGAAAATCCGCACCGGCTCCGACATCGCGCACCGCAATGGCGTGCGCATTGCGCAAATGGCCGAACAGGCGGGCATTCAGGCTCTGGCTGTGCACGGTCGCACCCGCGCCTGTGCATTTAAGGGCTCAGCCGAGTACGACACCATTGCCGAAATTGTGCAGGCGGTGTCTATTCCGGTGTTGGCCAATGGCGACATCAACAGCGCAACCGAGGCCCGGCAAGTACTTGAGTACACCGGCGCCCAAGCGGTAATGATCGGCCGCGCAGCCCAGGGGCGGCCCTGGATTTTTCAGGAGATCAACCACTACCTGCGCACCGGGCAACAATTGCCGGCGCCGGGGCTCGACACCATTGAGCAACTCCTGTGTGAACACATTGGCGCGCTCGCAACATTTTACGGCGATGTTATGGGCCCGCGCATAGCCCGGAAACATGTGGGTTGGTATTTAAAAACGCTACCGGGTTCGGAAGCGTTCAGAAAAACGTTTAACAAACTTGAATGTGCAAAACAGCAACATGCCAGCATCCAAACTTACTTTGAGATGCTGAGATTGAATGAGGAAAAAGCAGCATGA
- the purD gene encoding phosphoribosylamine--glycine ligase, with translation MNILVIGAGGREHALAWKAAQNPDVKKVFVAPGNAGTEIDAKLENVAIGVSEFEKLATFAKANDVQLTIVGPEAPLVDGIVDYFSEQGLRCFGPSKGAAQLEGSKAFTKDFLARHNIPTARYQNFTEVEPALAYLREMGAPIVVKADGLAAGKGVIVAETLAQAEDAVRDMLSGNAFGDAGCRVVIEEFLTGEEASFIVLVDGKNVLPMATSQDHKRVGNGDTGPNTGGMGAYSPAPVVTNTVHQRVMEQVIMPTVKGMAAEGNDYTGFLYAGLMIDADGNPKVIEYNCRFGDPETQPIMMRLQSDLVGLCNAALDGTLDQQQTQWDSRAAVGVVLAAGGYPGSYRKGDEIKGLPATDSQDAKVFHAGTHLEDGRVLTNGGRVLCATALGESVSDAQARAYELAGQVHWEGSFYRTDIAYRAIAREQK, from the coding sequence ATGAATATTTTAGTGATTGGTGCCGGCGGCCGCGAGCATGCACTGGCCTGGAAAGCCGCACAAAATCCCGATGTGAAAAAAGTTTTTGTGGCACCGGGCAATGCCGGTACTGAAATTGATGCCAAGCTTGAAAACGTGGCCATTGGCGTGAGCGAGTTTGAAAAGCTCGCAACCTTTGCCAAGGCCAACGATGTGCAACTCACCATCGTGGGCCCGGAAGCACCCTTGGTAGATGGCATTGTGGATTATTTTTCCGAGCAAGGCCTGCGCTGCTTTGGCCCCAGCAAAGGGGCTGCGCAACTGGAAGGCTCCAAGGCCTTTACCAAAGACTTTCTCGCACGCCACAACATACCCACCGCGCGCTACCAGAACTTCACCGAGGTTGAGCCTGCCCTTGCCTACTTGCGCGAAATGGGCGCCCCCATTGTGGTTAAGGCCGATGGCCTGGCGGCGGGTAAAGGCGTGATTGTTGCTGAAACGCTGGCGCAAGCCGAAGACGCAGTGCGCGACATGCTCTCGGGCAACGCCTTTGGCGATGCCGGTTGCCGCGTGGTTATTGAAGAGTTTTTAACGGGCGAAGAAGCAAGCTTCATTGTGTTGGTAGACGGCAAAAATGTATTGCCCATGGCCACCAGCCAAGATCACAAACGCGTTGGCAATGGCGACACAGGCCCCAACACCGGCGGCATGGGCGCTTATTCGCCGGCGCCGGTGGTAACAAACACCGTACACCAGCGCGTGATGGAACAAGTGATCATGCCCACCGTTAAAGGTATGGCCGCAGAAGGCAACGACTACACGGGCTTTTTATACGCGGGCCTGATGATCGATGCCGACGGCAACCCGAAGGTGATTGAATACAACTGCCGCTTCGGCGACCCGGAAACCCAGCCCATTATGATGCGATTGCAATCGGATTTAGTGGGCCTGTGCAACGCAGCACTGGATGGCACGCTGGATCAACAGCAAACCCAATGGGATAGCCGCGCAGCTGTGGGCGTGGTGCTGGCCGCCGGTGGCTACCCCGGCAGCTACCGCAAGGGCGATGAAATTAAAGGGCTACCGGCAACAGACAGCCAAGACGCCAAAGTATTTCACGCAGGCACCCACCTTGAAGATGGCCGCGTGCTCACCAACGGCGGGCGCGTATTGTGTGCCACGGCGCTAGGTGAAAGCGTGAGTGACGCGCAAGCACGCGCCTATGAATTGGCAGGCCAAGTGCACTGGGAAGGTAGCTTCTACCGCACCGACATCGCCTACCGCGCCATTGCACGCGAGCAAAAGTAA
- the fis gene encoding DNA-binding transcriptional regulator Fis, translating to MAEAPAKETVVDNFSGISANQSLRDCVDQAMENYFRNLDGQPVTNVYDMVMAEVEAPMLEVVLKYTRHNQTKAAQVLGLNRGTLRKKLKQYGLL from the coding sequence ATGGCAGAGGCACCCGCCAAAGAAACTGTAGTAGACAATTTCTCGGGTATCAGTGCGAACCAATCGCTGCGCGATTGTGTAGATCAGGCCATGGAAAACTATTTCCGCAACCTGGACGGCCAGCCGGTAACCAACGTTTACGACATGGTAATGGCCGAGGTGGAAGCGCCAATGCTTGAAGTGGTGTTGAAATATACCCGCCACAACCAAACCAAAGCAGCCCAGGTGTTAGGTTTAAACCGGGGCACACTGCGCAAAAAGCTGAAGCAGTACGGCCTGCTGTAA
- a CDS encoding GAF domain-containing protein translates to MNDAEKQAIYAQLLANCQALTAGETDEIALMATLVCEIHQALPYSHWTGFYRVTEPRLLKVGPYQGGHGCLQISFDRGVCGKAANDKAVQRVDDVNSLPYHIACSSSTLSEIVLPVLDDTGEVRAVLDLDSNDPAAFSAVDEQGLQALLALLAPAFKH, encoded by the coding sequence ATGAACGATGCTGAAAAGCAGGCGATCTACGCCCAATTACTTGCCAACTGCCAAGCCTTAACGGCGGGCGAAACCGATGAAATTGCGCTAATGGCCACCCTGGTGTGCGAAATTCACCAGGCACTGCCCTACAGCCATTGGACGGGATTTTACCGGGTTACCGAGCCTCGCCTGTTGAAAGTGGGGCCCTACCAGGGCGGGCACGGCTGCCTGCAAATCAGTTTTGATCGCGGCGTGTGCGGCAAGGCCGCCAACGACAAAGCCGTGCAGCGTGTAGACGATGTAAACAGCCTGCCCTACCACATTGCCTGCTCTAGCAGCACCCTGTCTGAAATTGTACTGCCCGTACTCGACGACACGGGCGAAGTGCGCGCCGTGCTGGATTTGGATTCCAACGATCCGGCGGCGTTTTCAGCCGTTGATGAACAAGGCCTGCAGGCGCTCTTGGCCCTGCTTGCGCCCGCGTTTAAACACTGA
- the coq7 gene encoding 2-polyprenyl-3-methyl-6-methoxy-1,4-benzoquinone monooxygenase, with translation MRQLSFLDQCLIEADRALRTLAPGPTASRRPSPAACEPEAAMAPEQQRHAAGLMRVNHTGEVCAQALYQGQALTAKLPEVRAEMAQAADEEVDHLAWCEQRLRELDSSPSLLNPLWYGLSFTIGAGAGLISDKVSLGFVAATEDQVCKHLDSHLASLPDEDRKSRAVISQMREDEAKHAQAALAAGGLAFPAPVKQLMSLSAKLMTKTSYRI, from the coding sequence ATGCGACAACTCAGTTTTTTGGATCAATGCCTGATTGAGGCAGACCGCGCCCTGCGCACCCTGGCGCCCGGCCCCACGGCGTCGCGCCGGCCCTCACCTGCTGCCTGTGAACCCGAGGCTGCCATGGCGCCCGAGCAACAGCGCCACGCGGCAGGCCTGATGCGCGTCAACCACACAGGTGAAGTGTGTGCACAGGCGCTCTACCAAGGCCAGGCACTTACCGCCAAGCTGCCGGAAGTGCGCGCTGAAATGGCACAGGCTGCAGATGAAGAAGTGGATCACTTGGCCTGGTGCGAGCAGCGCCTGCGCGAACTCGATAGCAGCCCGAGCCTGCTGAACCCTTTGTGGTATGGCTTGTCTTTTACCATTGGCGCAGGCGCCGGCCTCATCAGCGATAAAGTGAGCCTAGGCTTTGTGGCGGCCACCGAAGATCAGGTGTGTAAACACCTGGATAGCCACCTGGCATCGCTGCCCGACGAAGATCGCAAAAGCCGCGCGGTGATTAGCCAAATGCGCGAAGACGAAGCCAAGCACGCGCAAGCGGCGCTGGCCGCCGGCGGCCTGGCGTTTCCGGCCCCCGTGAAACAGCTGATGAGCCTTTCGGCCAAATTGATGACCAAAACCAGTTACCGGATCTAA
- the purH gene encoding bifunctional phosphoribosylaminoimidazolecarboxamide formyltransferase/IMP cyclohydrolase — translation MSSDLVQVQRALISVSDKTGIVEFAQALHGQGVEILSTGGTFKLLKDNGIPAIEVSDYTGFPEMMDGRVKTLHPKVHGGILGRRGTDEAVMAEHGINAIDMVVVNLYPFEQTVAKEGCSLADAVENIDIGGPTMVRAAAKNHAHVNIVVNATDYGHIIAEMQANKGATSLKTRFDLAIKAYEHTAAYDGAIANYFGRLVDGGSEHFPRTFNTQFNKVQELRYGENSHQKSAFYTEKNPAAGTIATAKQLQGKELSYNNIADTDAALETVKLFEAPTCVIVKHANPCGVASGNDLLSAYQRAFDTDPESAFGGIIAFNRELDANTASAIVEKQFVEVIIAPSVTADAVEVVKAKKNVRLLACGAWSNNNGAGIAKLDFKRVSGGLLVQDRDSDNITAADLKVVTKRVPTEAEMRDLLFTWRVAMMVKSNAIVYGKDNATVGVGAGQMSRVNSARIAGIKAEHAGLTVPGSVMASDAFFPFRDGIDNAAQAGIAAVIQPGGSMRDEEVIAAADEHNIAMVFTGQRHFRH, via the coding sequence ATGAGCTCTGACTTGGTTCAGGTACAACGCGCGCTCATCAGCGTTTCAGATAAAACCGGCATAGTTGAATTTGCCCAGGCACTGCACGGCCAAGGCGTAGAAATTCTTTCCACCGGTGGCACTTTCAAACTATTGAAAGACAACGGCATTCCCGCCATTGAAGTTTCCGACTACACGGGCTTCCCTGAAATGATGGACGGGCGCGTAAAAACCCTGCACCCGAAAGTGCACGGCGGCATATTGGGTCGCCGTGGCACCGACGAGGCGGTAATGGCCGAACATGGCATTAACGCCATCGACATGGTGGTGGTTAACCTCTACCCCTTCGAACAAACCGTTGCCAAAGAGGGCTGCTCACTGGCAGACGCTGTGGAAAACATCGATATCGGCGGCCCCACCATGGTGCGCGCAGCTGCCAAAAACCACGCCCATGTCAACATTGTGGTTAACGCCACAGACTACGGCCACATCATTGCAGAAATGCAGGCCAACAAAGGCGCCACCAGCCTAAAAACCCGTTTCGACCTGGCCATTAAAGCCTACGAGCACACCGCCGCCTACGATGGCGCCATCGCCAACTATTTTGGCCGCTTGGTAGACGGTGGCAGCGAGCATTTCCCGCGCACGTTCAACACCCAGTTCAATAAAGTGCAAGAGCTGCGCTACGGCGAAAACAGCCACCAGAAGAGCGCCTTCTACACCGAAAAAAATCCGGCCGCCGGCACCATTGCCACAGCCAAGCAGCTGCAAGGCAAAGAGTTGTCTTACAACAATATTGCCGACACCGATGCCGCGTTGGAAACCGTCAAGCTGTTCGAGGCGCCCACCTGCGTGATCGTCAAGCACGCCAACCCCTGCGGTGTGGCCAGCGGTAATGACTTATTAAGCGCCTACCAGCGCGCCTTCGACACCGACCCGGAATCTGCCTTTGGCGGCATTATTGCGTTTAACCGCGAGCTTGATGCCAACACCGCCAGCGCCATTGTTGAAAAGCAATTTGTTGAGGTGATTATTGCACCGAGCGTAACCGCCGATGCCGTGGAAGTGGTAAAGGCCAAGAAAAACGTGCGCCTGTTGGCGTGTGGAGCCTGGAGCAACAACAACGGCGCAGGCATTGCAAAGCTTGATTTCAAACGCGTTTCAGGTGGCTTGCTGGTTCAGGATCGCGACAGCGACAACATCACCGCTGCCGATTTGAAGGTGGTCACCAAGCGCGTACCCACTGAAGCGGAAATGCGCGATTTGTTGTTCACCTGGCGCGTGGCGATGATGGTGAAATCCAACGCCATTGTGTACGGCAAAGACAACGCCACAGTAGGCGTGGGCGCCGGCCAAATGAGCCGGGTAAACTCCGCGCGCATTGCCGGTATTAAAGCCGAACACGCAGGCCTCACAGTGCCGGGTTCCGTTATGGCCTCTGACGCCTTCTTCCCGTTTCGCGACGGCATAGACAACGCAGCCCAGGCAGGCATCGCCGCCGTGATTCAGCCAGGCGGCTCCATGCGTGATGAAGAAGTCATCGCCGCGGCCGACGAGCACAACATAGCCATGGTGTTTACCGGCCAGCGCCACTTCCGTCACTGA
- a CDS encoding AAA family ATPase gives MVTDIRDLGLLLHSKTPLLVLETFDELRALETVQRAVAEASTSERGRLRSRPIYRWTITDGLVRLGFGGELSLAGESMPHQEPDEVLQHLKTVEKPAVIVLCDFHPYLEGNPKNVRLLKDIALGQGGNGHTLVMVSHQLKLPKELSRLAARVNLALPSDEEIMTIVREEAKAWAAKGGRVRADQATVARMVNNLRGLSFADVRALVRSAIVDDGAITESDLPAINKAKFELLNLEGVVSFEFDTASFADVGGLEKLKQWLASRQTAFTDAALADKPKGLMLLGVQGSGKSLAAKAVAGLWGLPLLRLDFGALYNKYHGESERNLREALALADRMAPCVLWMDEVEKGLATDGNDSGTSKRLLGTLLTWQAERKTSVFVVATANDISALPPELMRKGRLDEIFFVDLPKAPVREQIFAIHLRRRGLERLTIQAPILASAAEGFSGAEIEQAVVSAIYSARANNAECGVKDILHELANTNPLSVIMAEKVAELRGWAQERCVLAD, from the coding sequence ATGGTGACGGATATACGCGATCTCGGTTTGTTGTTGCATTCAAAAACCCCGCTGTTGGTGCTGGAAACCTTTGATGAATTGCGCGCGCTCGAAACCGTGCAACGCGCCGTGGCCGAGGCCAGTACCAGTGAACGCGGGCGTTTGAGAAGCCGGCCAATCTACCGCTGGACAATCACCGACGGCCTTGTGCGCCTGGGCTTTGGTGGCGAGTTATCACTGGCCGGTGAATCCATGCCGCACCAGGAGCCAGATGAAGTGTTGCAGCATTTAAAAACGGTTGAAAAACCCGCCGTCATTGTGCTGTGCGATTTTCACCCCTACCTGGAGGGCAACCCGAAAAATGTGCGGTTGCTAAAAGATATCGCCCTGGGCCAGGGCGGCAACGGTCATACCCTAGTAATGGTGAGCCACCAATTAAAATTGCCCAAAGAGCTCTCCCGCCTGGCTGCAAGGGTTAACCTGGCGTTGCCGAGTGATGAAGAAATCATGACCATTGTGCGCGAAGAGGCCAAGGCCTGGGCTGCCAAAGGTGGCCGCGTGCGCGCCGATCAGGCCACCGTGGCACGCATGGTGAACAACCTGCGCGGGCTCAGTTTTGCCGATGTGCGTGCACTGGTGCGCTCGGCCATTGTGGATGATGGCGCTATTACCGAATCGGATTTGCCCGCCATTAACAAGGCCAAGTTTGAGCTGTTAAACCTTGAGGGTGTGGTGTCGTTCGAGTTTGATACCGCCTCTTTTGCGGATGTGGGTGGGCTTGAGAAACTGAAACAATGGTTGGCCAGCCGGCAAACGGCATTTACCGATGCAGCCCTGGCAGACAAGCCCAAAGGCTTAATGCTCTTGGGTGTGCAAGGCAGTGGCAAAAGCCTTGCCGCCAAAGCCGTGGCGGGCCTGTGGGGCCTGCCTTTGCTGCGCCTGGATTTTGGCGCGCTTTACAACAAATACCACGGTGAATCCGAGCGCAACTTGCGCGAGGCATTGGCATTGGCCGATCGAATGGCGCCCTGCGTGCTGTGGATGGATGAAGTGGAAAAAGGCCTGGCAACCGATGGCAACGACAGCGGCACCAGCAAGCGCTTGTTGGGTACGCTCTTGACCTGGCAGGCAGAGCGCAAAACCTCTGTGTTTGTGGTGGCTACGGCAAACGACATCTCGGCGCTGCCGCCGGAGCTTATGCGCAAGGGGCGGCTGGATGAAATATTTTTTGTAGATTTACCCAAGGCCCCGGTGCGCGAGCAAATTTTTGCCATTCATTTGCGCCGCCGTGGGCTTGAGCGGTTAACGATTCAAGCACCCATTTTAGCCAGTGCCGCGGAAGGGTTTTCCGGTGCGGAAATCGAGCAGGCGGTGGTGTCTGCCATTTATTCGGCGCGAGCAAACAATGCTGAGTGCGGGGTAAAAGATATTCTCCACGAGCTGGCAAATACCAATCCGCTTTCGGTGATTATGGCGGAAAAAGTGGCCGAACTCAGGGGCTGGGCACAGGAGCGGTGCGTGCTGGCTGATTAA
- a CDS encoding OsmC family protein — MQATVKWVDGVMFLGESGSGHSVVMDGAADHGGRNMGVRPMEMILLGLGGCASFDVISILKKARQPVTDCRVELEAERADGVPSPFTKIHLRFVVTGRGLKEVQVKRAVELSATKYCSASVMLEAANVALSHSYEVVEAQ; from the coding sequence ATGCAAGCGACGGTCAAATGGGTAGATGGCGTCATGTTTTTGGGTGAATCGGGCAGCGGCCACAGCGTGGTGATGGATGGCGCAGCCGATCACGGCGGTCGCAACATGGGCGTGCGCCCCATGGAGATGATTCTGCTGGGCCTGGGTGGTTGCGCCTCGTTTGATGTAATCAGTATTCTTAAAAAGGCTCGCCAGCCTGTAACCGATTGCCGGGTAGAGCTTGAGGCCGAGCGTGCCGATGGCGTGCCGTCGCCATTTACCAAAATTCACCTGCGCTTTGTGGTCACCGGGCGCGGTTTGAAAGAGGTGCAGGTCAAGCGTGCGGTTGAGCTTTCCGCCACCAAATATTGCTCCGCCTCCGTGATGCTGGAGGCGGCCAATGTTGCGCTTAGCCATTCTTATGAGGTGGTTGAGGCCCAGTAG